The Nymphaea colorata isolate Beijing-Zhang1983 unplaced genomic scaffold, ASM883128v2 scaffold0290, whole genome shotgun sequence nucleotide sequence TTCTGCTGCATGGCGCTATGGACCCGGATGATAGAGAATTCACCATATATGACTTCAAGAAAGGAGTGCAGACCATCATGATCGCCACCAGGTATGCGCTAGAGGGCTAGACATCAGATCCATTGTGCTGTCATCAATTTCAAATGTCCCAATCACCTGAGGACTACATCCACAGAATCGGAAGAACAGGCAGGGGCGGAAACAAAGGAACGGCTATCACTTCATCACTCCTCAGGAGGAACAATACTCAATCGACCTGCTAAAGGCTCTGGAGATGGCAGAGATCCATCCTCCTGAGGACTGATAAAGCTAGTCAAAGCTACCTATCGAAGGTGAAGAAGGGATAGGCGAGGAAGATCAGGAACAGGAACATCATGGGAAGCGGATTCAAGTTCGACGAGGACGAGGAGGAGAAGGTGGGCCAGCTGAAGGACATGATCAAGAAGCAGATGAAATCTTAGGGGTTGGGATTCGATGACAGCGACGATGACGATATTTagctcaagaagaagaaggaggaggactTGAGAGGCAGGAACCACCAGGAGAGGATAGCCTAAGCCATCAAGAACCCATAGATAAAGAACAAGCTCCTCAACGAAGCAGTCAAGGCGGTCAGCGAAGCAATCAAGAATGGCTCAGCAATCACCACAGAGAAATTGCTAGATATCGCTGTGGGCTCCATGCGGGAATCAGTAACCAAGTACAAGGTGGTCAATACCGTCGGAGACGGGGTGTAGCAAGTTGCCAACTCATCAATTCCTTCCAGACCAAGCAGGGCGGGTAAGGTTCCGACTACTTCTCCTACGATTTCTAGATCAATGACTACCCTCTCGGCGCAAGGCAGAAGGCATGCAACCAGCAATTCCTGCACGGGATACAGAACCAGACCAATTGCTCCATTTCTCTGCGAGGGGTCTTTGTGGAGCCTGGAAAAAAGGCGCAAGTGGGCTGCCGCAAGCTGTACCTGCACATCCAAGGAGAGAACAAATACTACGTGACCGAGGCATACAAGCAGATCAAGCAAGTCCTCGAGGAGACTGCCTACGAGAGCATGCACATGGGTATGGCGCCGGGCAAGTACTCCCTCTGATATCCCATATGATTATTGCAAAACACTCGGATTATCATCAAAAACTGGCCATGGCGGCGATCTGTATTTCTATCCCTTTGCTCTCCCTCATCTTGCTCTGGAAGCGGTCCCTGAGTGCGCGCATGGTCTCGTGGTTGTTGAGTATGTTTCCGTAGGCGAAGAGGAAGATGGAGTCTTTGGAACTGGAGTATTTTCCTGTGATGAAGGTGCGAAGATAGTGTACGTTTGCCTCTAGAGGCACGTAGAAGCTAGATCGTAAGGGGCATACCTTTTCTCTCCGCTTTTCATGAGAGGGACTGCTGATTTGGATTCGTATATAGTGATGAGAACTTTATCATCGATGGTTGCTTCCTGCATGGGGGTGTGGGTGGGGTGTTAGCTTCAAGAATTATTATAAACTACATAGATAGATATAGTCTTGGTGTGTGGGTGAGTCAATAGGGGTTTAAATGATTTAGCGATCCATCATCCGATTCCGAAATACTTCTTCAATTCGATGACCAGTTGCCACTAGTCCTTGGTCACCTCCTCCCGGTAATGCTCCTTGAGACAGTCGATTGACCGTCTGGAGATTAGCGAGACCAGTTTGGCGCCGACTTAGAACTGCTTGCCGGCCTGCATGGTGGGGTCTCCTCCGATTGAAATGGCAACGCTGCCGGTTGTCTTCCTCGCCTCCTTCAGCTTCTTGTGGTTGTGCTCGATGGATTCAACCACGCCGATCTTGACCCGGTCGACTTGGCTATTCTTGTCCTTGGGGTCCCTCTCGCGATAGACCACCAAAGGAGTGCCGATTTTCAGGACTCCGTTCTCGACGTCTACTCCGATGACGATGGGATCGTTCTTTCTGAAGATTTGGACGCACTTGAGTACGCAGGGGAAGACagcttcttttccttccttgatCTTGCGTTCCTCTCTGACCTCATTCACGTACTTCGTGAAGAAATCGGTGAGATGGTAGATGATATTGGCGGTGAAGACCTTGATATCGTTTTCCTATGCGTATTTCTGAGCGTCCTGCAGCACCTTCACGTCGAAGACCAACAAGCAGCCATACCTATATCGATTTACTCTTACTCTTTTTTCCTTCGTTCGGGGATCTAGGAAAGCATTGACTTCATGGCTTTCATTACATCTTCCTTGGAGACTGGACCGACTGTCACGTAGGAAACTGGAACTTTTTCCTTTGCTAGGTATTCAAGCAGGGCTTCCAGAGAGCCCAGGGTGGATGCAGCCACACCGACTCCAAGGTTTTCcagcttgattttcttctttacGTTTTAGAACTCGTTGAGAACGATGGCTTTGGCGTCATTGACTTCATCTTCTGTGTTGGCGACGATGAGAGGAGTGCCTGCTACTGCGTTATCGAGGCCTGGAGCTGAGATTTTGACACCATTAGCGCCCCAAAGTTCCCTATGATGCATGTACTAATCCTTGATTCTCATTTCCTTCATGGGATGCGGCGTCAGtagagctttgactttggtcacgATGGGTCCTTCAAAGCCGAGCAGTACAATCTGGTCATCTTTTTTGATCTTTCCATCGACGAGCATGCAATCGATGGTGGTTCCGTGTCCTTCGATCATCTTCACCTCCATCACTGTGCACCTGAAGACGTTCTCTTTCACCTTTATCCTCTTGCTGATGTTGGGAAGAGTGGTGGAGTATTTGACGATCACTGAAAGCAGATCCGGAATGCCCTCGCCCGTGATGCCTGATGTTGGAACTAGACTGATGTATTATGAAGGGTCCTCGTTCTACCAGTAGAGGGCGGCATTGTATCCCTTGGTGTTTAGCTAGAGGATGATCTTTCTGAACTTGTCGTCGTAGTCATGCAGGCCTCCTTGATTGCTGCTTGAGAGTAAGATAGGATGATCCGTCCTTGTTTGCCTTCCAGTCGTATGACCTATCGATCTTGTTGAGCGCAACCACGAATGGAGTGTTCCTTTTGGAAAGCAACTCCAGCGATTCCAAGGTTTGGTTCTCTAGGCCATGCTGCAAATCGATGACCAAGATGGCGATATCGCAGAGACTGGACCCTCTCGATCTCAAATTGCTGAAGCTCTCGTGGCCTGGGGTGTCGATGATCAGCAGTCCCGGCACGTTGACGTCGACCTCGTAGAAGCTCTTGCACTTGTTGACCTCCTCGATGAGTTTTTCCTGGGGGAAGAAGGTGGCGCCGATCTGCTGGGTGATTCCGCCGGCCTCGCCCTCCTGGACGTTGGTGTGCCTGATCTTGTCGAGGAGGGTGGTCTTGCCTGTGTCCACATGGCCCAGAATGCAGCAGACAGGACTTCTGAACTCTCCTGGCTTCCTCACGAAGAAGGCGTGATCGTTTCTCAGCAATTTCGactcctctttttccttcttctgctTGTGTTCGATCATCTGTTGTATTTCCTCTTCGGTTGGTTCCTCGCCTTCGTCTTCCTCTTTCTGCTACTTTTCGGCCTGTTGCTTGTTTTGTTACAATTGCTGTCTCTGTCTTTCCAGTTTCTCCTGGTCTTTCTTCTTGACGTAAATGCCCAATTTCTTCAATCTTTTTATTTCGTTCTTTGCCTCTTCGGCTTTGCGttgtttttcctcttcttcctttctttttcgttATTACTCTTCCAGTCTGATGCGTTCTTGCTCTCTTTCGAATTCCAGACGGAGCCGTTACtgttcttcttcaaatttttgctgttcttcttgtttcttcttggCTAGCAGAGCAGCAGCGTTCATTTTGGGTGCTGCTCCTTTCTTgtcctttccttttcccttcGTTTCTTCTTTCTTGGCTTCTGGTTCTTCGGTCTTGGACTATCCCTTGGCTTCCAGTTCAGCTTTGAGTTTGgctgcttcttcctctttcttcttcttttcctttagttttttcttctggCCCTTAGTGAGTCCCTTGGTGGCGGGGTCGTTGTCCTCCTCGTCGGATTCCTGCTTGGCtatcttctcctcctctttgcTCATTGAATGTTGATGAGAATATAATATTACGATCGAATTCTTTGATTAGGATTATATACCGGAAGAGTCGATAGAAATCGAAGGGATTTGGTAATCAATACCGGTGGTAGGTGGGCTGGTTGGATAGATGGACCTTTGTTGAGAGATTGTAATGATCGGTATGGTGTTTGATTGTTTGGTTATAAGACGGTTATGCTATGATGGGTTGGGCAAGTGTAAGTATGATATAAATTAAGTATGATCATAGTGCCTTCAGTTGCTCCTGGATGATGGATTCCAATACCTCCTGCATTTACTCTCCCAAGCCGTGCATCCTCACGAATTTTTTAGCCACCAGCCTAGGCTCCTCGTCGCCCTTCAGTCTAAGCTCCTCCACCTTCTCGCCCACCTTTATCTACAGGATTAGTCTCGGTTTTTCGCGCTagatgaaggagggaggagCGCAATTCTTGTTCTTGACTCTTCCGAGGTTCTATAGGgcctattttttcttttgcttctctcTTCTGCCCTTCTACAGCCTCTATATTTATTTTTCGTAGTTCTTGATatttggatttgggatttttttgtgataatttGCGATGATTTCCGGTTTGAACGTGCAAAGCTTGagctcttcttcttattttagcTTCTCGTGATCCACATCCTCCCTTTTCTCCTTGGTGAAGTAAAGATTGTTTACTAATCGTTTTGCCTACTCCACGGAAAGCGTCTTTTCCTTCTGAGGCTATACTTGCTATCGACTTGTCTTCATCAATTGCTCTTTCTCGAGTCCCCGTCTATACAGTATCTAATGGTATGACAATTCCTTGCCCCCTGAGGAGATGTATCCTGAAAGTTCATTCAGTTTGGAGTCTCTGAGGTTGTCGATTCTATTCGTGCTCAAGTATTTTTGCAGAGATTTTCCTGCAATCTACTTGCTGCGAGTGTTTATCTGGGGCTGGAAGCGGAAATTGCCTTCCTATTTCGCTGCTGGCTGTTTCCGGGGGGCAGCGAAGGGGGTATAGTATTTGTGTCTTATCCTCAGCCAGAATTAGACTATTTCCTGCAAGGTCAACGACTCATCTTCAGTCTATGGGTACTCCTCCACGTATTTGAGTCTCTTCCCCTCCAGGTCGGGATATTTATAGTTGAGAAGTTCCACTATTTCTGACTGTCTGAGAGGGTGTGGGCAGAAGAGCATAGACAGGAGGGACTAGACTTCTTCAGGGTCGATGGAGTTGCGTTACAGATCGTACTCAACAAGGACCAGCCACAATTGGGTGAGGATTTACTCTAATTTTCTCTTTAGAGCTGGATTGTTATTGTCGAACCGGCCCATCCTCATTACGATCTAATTGAACCCTTGATAATCCACTTCTCCATCTTCCGCGTACTCTTTCAGCAGTTCTCCTAATTATTTTTCCAATCTCTGCACGAGTATATTATAGGATTCTAGGTTGACTTTGGGTTTGGAGGCTAGTTCTGCgatttccctttctctttcctctAGGAGTTTTTCATGCTCTGACCTGCGTATGTAGAAATTGCGGTTGTAGATTTTGACCTGTGGGCATAGTTGCTCGTATTATTTGGCTAGCTATTCGGGCGTGGAGTCGGCCTATGACGATAGCATTAACGATCTGTAAGAATTTAATATTATAATATCAGAGATATAGAAGGGAATAGCTATGGTGGATGCGGGATGCTTGGATGATTAATATGagattttttgttggtttttagATGGAATGGGAACGAATGGATGGGATTGATGATAAAAAATGATGATCAGTTTAGACTATAAAGCTAGTGGTAACTTTATCACCATTTTTAGCAGAAAATGATGTTTCTCACATTTCAAGCATAATAGAAAGTTTTGCAATAAACCTACCACGCGAATTCTCCAAAAAATCCTTATCCATTTCGTCCATGCATCCATTTATCAATTATAATCAAAATTATTGCATGCCCAATATGATTAAATCGGCTGCCAAAATATAGCATCCATAAAAATCCCCATCCTtcccttctcctatcttttcccATATTTTTCCCCCTCTCCTTCAGCAGATCTTAGCTTATATTGCCCATTTCCCTTTATAATCTTTTCGGCATGAGCATACGCAAGATCGTCGGCATGGACAACGGCATCGAGGACTTTCGGATATAGGTCTTTCCCAAAAGTATCACTCTGCCACGTACATGCAAGGCATTTGCACTGTACCTCTAGAAGGGTACCGGTTTCTCCATTTAGGCATGCAGATAATCGGCAAATTTTAATCCCCAGAGGGCGTGGTCCTCAAATAGCCCTTCTACCGCTTCAGACAGGCCCAGCCCACAGTATTCCGCATAAACAACCTGGCGCACAGCTGCTACAGTTGGACTCTCTACTCGATCGACCTCGAGACCAACGAATAAAACTTCGAAGACTCCGCCTCGTTCAATATCTAGCGCACCATCAAGCTGTACCAGGTTTAGCTTCTatagaaggaaagagagatccAAACTTCCTTCAGAGAGAAGAACGTGACCAAGAGAATAGTCTTGGAGCTGTGGGGAAGGGCGAGGAGAGAGATGAAGAGCTGCAGGTCGGTCCAGAAATGCGTATTCAGCAACCAGGAATACCAGATTGAGTTTCAACTCGAAATCAAGAATACTCTTGACTTGGAGAGCGAACGGATGGACGAGGAGGAGCAGATGAACGCCATGAGGAGAGGCAGGAACGATTAGGTCAGGACCTATCACGCAGAGAATAAATCGAAAATCACGCCCAATGTTATTTAGCTTTAATCCTCACCCTACCGGACGCGTTCTAACTTGAAGGAGGAGGACGCAATAAACACGAAATAATCGATAGAGGCATAGATAAACTACGGATAAATCCCATTGAATAATCACACCCCTAGCCGCTAAATCAAGCAACAACAACGACGAAGACACGTTCAACGCTACAGTCAAGATCGTGGATCCCCACGGGTAGTAGATAGACGCGAATCGGCAGGACTTGCCCTTTACTGCTGGCATTCCTGCCAAAGATTAAAGCGAGGATTACGGCCAGTATTACAGCAACTAGCTTATTCCCATGAAGAAATTCTCACTCCTGAGTGATATCATCGAGCAGAGTCACGAGGGCTCCAGCTCATACCACCCCGATCGTAGCAGCAGCAACGGCAACAGGCTGGCTATGCGCAAGGATCGCACCCTCGACCTCGTCATCGAAACTCATAGAAACTAGCCACATTAACCGTTGAATAAGTTCAAAACTCTCCCGTACGAATCCCACCACAAATTGAATAGGTTGGAGGTGAGGGACCAGTTTAGGAGGGCGCAGACTGCGGAGAAGCTGAGCGAGGCTGGCTCATCGCAAATCCAGGAGGAGAATTCATATATATCAGGAATGGGCAAGCTCTAGGAGAACAGGATGGGAAGTTGAAGGCTTTGGCGAAGAAAATACCATTAAAGTGGGCAATTATTGTAGTAATATTACTCTTCTGCGGTATATCCCTGGCCATTTATGCTGGAGAGTCCTCCAACAAGCGAAAAGCAAAGCGAAAGCGTCCCCAATGATCATTATATTTATTCCTTCACTACGCCATGCATTTGAATATAAACATGCCATCCATCACTTCTTGGCAGGAGACCTCTCCCGCTTCTTCTTCAAGTTGTCGAACCGTTCGCAGAAGCCGGGGATATTGTAAATGGCTTCGGGGTTATCGTTGGCTGGCTTTGCCAGGTCGATCCTTTCCCCGAAGGCGAAATTGCGGTCGTTGAGGCCGAGCATGCCGTAGAGGTGGCGATCGTTGACCCTGTGGTAGGGCCCAGGCACCCAGTTCTTGCTATCCGCCATCTTCTAGGAGTACATCTTGAGTCTGCCGTAGGCGGTGAACTTCAATTTATCCCCGCCTGGGACTTCCCTAACCTCGTACTTGGCTGGCGGGTTGTGTTCGGAGTGGAACTCGGCGTAGGCGTCGGAGCGGTGCTTGATGAAATTGCGCTCGTAGGCCTTCCAGCCGAGGCCGAAGCTCTTCCCCCTCTGCTTGCGACGCGGTTGCTAGTCGGTCACCTACATGTTGTAACGATCGGGAGCTGGCTTCTCTTTTGCGTTCCTTAGCACCACCTCAGAAATCGGCTTCCGAGTCCCCTTGCCGAATGTGCAgctcttggtattgaggtggatGGTAGGTTGGGTTCGAGTATATCGGAATGCGAAAGTGAATTTTCCCTAAACCTTTCTCCGCGTGA carries:
- the LOC116244744 gene encoding LOW QUALITY PROTEIN: eukaryotic translation initiation factor 5B-like (The sequence of the model RefSeq protein was modified relative to this genomic sequence to represent the inferred CDS: inserted 2 bases in 1 codon; deleted 2 bases in 1 codon; substituted 10 bases at 10 genomic stop codons), whose amino-acid sequence is MIEHKQKKEKEESKLLRNDHAFFVRKPGEFRSPVCCILGHVDTGKTTLLDKIRHTNVQEGEAGGITQQIGATFFPQEKLIEEVNKCKSFYEVDVNVPGLLIIDTPGHESFSNLRSRGSSLCDIAILVIDLQHGLENQTLESLELLSKRNTPFVVALNKIDRSYDWKANKDGSSYLTLKQQSRXGLHDYDDKFRKIILXLNTKGYNAALYWXNEDPSXYISLVPTSGITGEGIPDLLSVIVKYSTTLPNISKRIKVKENVFRCTVMEVKMIEGHGTTIDCMLVDGKIKKDDQIVLLGFEGPIVTKVKALLTPHPMKEMRIKDXYMHHRELWGANGVKISAPGLDNAVAGTPLIVANTEDEVNDAKAIVLNEFXNVKKKIKLENLGVGVAASTLGSLEALLEYLAKEKVPVSYVTVGPVSKEDVMKAMKSMLSXIPERRKKEXEXIDIYGCLLVFDVKVLQDAQKYAXENDIKVFTANIIYHLTDFFTKYVNEVREERKIKEGKEAVFPCVLKCVQIFRKNDPIVIGVDVENGVLKIGTPLVVYRERDPKDKNSQVDRVKIGVVESIEHNHKKLKEARKTTGSVAISIGGDPTMQAGKQFXVGAKLVSLISRRSIDCLKEHYREEVTKD